A single window of Nocardioides baekrokdamisoli DNA harbors:
- a CDS encoding CinA family protein — MSSVATEVVRLAGERGISLATAESLTGGLVAAALTDVPGASTVVRGGIVAYASDVKVSLLGVPEDLVATSGVVSAECARAMAIGVRGVLAATWGVATTGVAGPGSQEGKPVGTVYVAVAGPDDVDVEELALAGSRDDIRSATVEATLQLILRVLRREEPAVR; from the coding sequence ATGAGTTCCGTTGCGACTGAGGTCGTACGCCTCGCTGGTGAGCGCGGGATCTCGCTCGCGACCGCTGAGTCCCTGACCGGTGGCTTGGTGGCCGCCGCATTGACCGACGTCCCCGGGGCATCGACAGTGGTGCGCGGCGGCATCGTCGCGTACGCCTCTGACGTGAAGGTGTCGCTACTCGGCGTACCGGAGGATCTGGTTGCCACGTCCGGCGTCGTGTCTGCCGAGTGCGCCCGCGCGATGGCCATCGGCGTACGCGGCGTACTGGCCGCGACCTGGGGTGTCGCCACCACGGGCGTCGCCGGACCCGGTTCGCAGGAGGGCAAGCCGGTCGGCACGGTGTACGTGGCCGTCGCAGGTCCTGATGATGTCGATGTCGAGGAGTTGGCCCTTGCCGGGTCGCGCGACGACATCCGCTCCGCCACGGTGGAAGCGACGCTGCAACTCATACTTCGCGTCCTGCGTCGGGAAGAACCAGCCGTCAGGTAG
- the pgsA gene encoding CDP-diacylglycerol--glycerol-3-phosphate 3-phosphatidyltransferase, which translates to MRQNLNVPNVLTTLRIVLVPFFGYALLHDHGNDGWWRFWAWAIFAVAMFTDRIDGEIARKHNLITNFGKIADPIADKAITGMAFIGLSITGDIWWSVTIVVLVREWAVTILRLSILKKVVLPADRLGKLKTLLQVFALGLLVLPFQFAAPGHFWHTPGHVLHLVWEVLLGAAVAMTLWSGAAIFRSAWQQRHLLR; encoded by the coding sequence GTGCGCCAGAACCTGAACGTCCCCAACGTCCTGACCACGCTCAGGATCGTGTTGGTGCCGTTCTTCGGGTACGCGCTGCTGCACGACCACGGCAACGACGGCTGGTGGCGATTCTGGGCATGGGCGATCTTCGCGGTCGCGATGTTCACCGACCGCATCGACGGTGAGATCGCGCGCAAGCACAACCTGATCACCAACTTCGGGAAGATTGCCGACCCGATCGCGGACAAGGCGATCACCGGCATGGCGTTCATCGGGCTCTCGATCACCGGCGACATCTGGTGGTCGGTGACGATCGTCGTCCTCGTCCGCGAGTGGGCGGTGACGATCCTGCGCCTGAGCATCCTCAAGAAGGTGGTGCTGCCCGCTGACCGACTCGGGAAGCTCAAGACGCTCCTGCAGGTCTTCGCGCTCGGTCTTTTGGTGCTGCCGTTCCAGTTCGCGGCTCCGGGTCATTTCTGGCACACGCCGGGTCACGTGCTGCACCTCGTCTGGGAGGTCCTGCTGGGGGCTGCCGTGGCCATGACGCTCTGGTCCGGCGCCGCGATCTTCCGCAGCGCCTGGCAGCAGCGCCACCTGTTGCGATGA
- a CDS encoding helix-turn-helix domain-containing protein, producing the protein MVVFRRLLGDVLRARRLEQGLTLRELSSEARVSLGYISEIERGHKEASSELLASLCTALDMQLSEVLSATSAAAAIEEAATAPTPLVRKPAAAVASAA; encoded by the coding sequence ATGGTGGTGTTCCGGCGCCTCCTCGGTGACGTCCTGCGTGCCCGCCGCCTCGAGCAGGGCCTCACGCTTCGTGAGTTGTCCAGCGAGGCTCGCGTGTCGCTCGGCTACATCTCGGAGATCGAGCGCGGCCACAAGGAAGCCTCATCCGAACTGCTTGCCTCACTCTGCACTGCTCTCGACATGCAGTTGTCGGAGGTCCTCTCGGCGACCTCGGCTGCGGCGGCGATCGAAGAGGCTGCCACGGCTCCGACCCCGTTGGTGCGCAAGCCTGCGGCTGCTGTCGCCTCCGCTGCCTGA